The window GGTTTCAAAAGTGGCTTGATATAGAGATTTTGGCATGCGAAGCCCTTGCCTTAAAAGGTGAAATACCGGAAAAGTCTTTGAAGAATATCAAAGAAAAAGCCGGCTTTGACATAGGGCGGATTGATGAAATAGAAAAGACAACCAGGCATGATGTGGTAGCTTTCCTGACCTGTGTTTCCGAAAGGGTAGGGGAGGATTCCCGTTATATACATATGGGGTTGACTTCTTCGGATATCCTCGATACATCTCTTGCCGTTTTATTGAAAGAGGCATCTGAAATCCTCATCAAGGGCATTGATGAGCTGTTGACCGTTCTGAAAAAGAAAGCTTTCAAACATAAAGATACCCTGATGATAGGCAGATCTCACGGGATACATGCAGAGCCGATCACCTTTGGTTTAAAGATGGCCCTCTGGTATCAGGAGATGGAGCGTAACAGGGAAAGAATGATGAGAGCAAGGGATGTCATAAGCTATGGGAAAATATCAGGGGCCGTTGGTACTTTCCCCTTTGTTGATCCATCCGTTGAAGAATACATTTGTCTTAACCTTGGGCTCAGACCTGCTCCTATTTCAACACAGATTGTTCAGAGGGACAGGCATGCCGAATATTTTTCGACTCTGGCGATCATTGCATCTTCCATTGATAAGTTTGCCCAGGAGATAAGACTGCTTCAGAGAACCGAGGTACGTGAGGCGGAGGAATTTTTTTCACCGGGGCAGAAGGGTTCGTCAGCAATGCCCCACAAGCGGAATCCTGTCCTCTCAGAAAATCTTTCCGGTCTTGCCCGTCTGGTGAGGTCCTATGCTGCCGCATCTCTTGATAATGTTGCCCTCTGGCATGAACGGGACATCAGCCACTCTTCGGTTGAGAGGGTCATCGCTCCTGATGCAACGATACTTCTCGACTTTATGTTGAATCGATTCTCGGGGCTTCTGGATAAACTGCTTATTTATCCGGAAAGAATGGTTTCAAATCTCAATATGACCAGAGGGTTGATTTTTTCCCAGATGGTTCTTTTGAAACTAATTGAGAAGGAAATTTCACGGGAGGATGCTTACGCTATTGTGCAGAGAAATGCGATGAAGTCATGGGAAGAGGCACTTGAGTTTAAGCAGTTGTTGATAAAAGACAGGGAAGTTATGTCATGTTTGAGCACTGAAGAGATTGAAAGCGTCTTTAGTATGGATAATTTTTTAAAACATGTGAACTACATCTTTTCAAGGGTATTTGGAGATGAAAAATGAAGAAGTGTTCCTGGTTGGTTTTTGGGATTTTACTAATATTCTGTATCGGTTGCACACAACTTAAAGGTTATGTTGAAATAGTTAAAGACGAGAGCATCTCGAAAGAATATCTGAACGTATTGGACAAGTGGACAAGGGACAAGACGGTGTACTCTCAATTTGAAACAAAAGTCCGTATTGCAGCAACCTATAAAAACAGTGAATTCAACAAGGCCTATCTTTCAGAATATTCGAGGATATATTCCTTAACTGAACCGGAGAAAAAATCAAAAGAGGAGACGCTGACGGATATTTCTTCTGATTTTACCGAGTTTCTCTTTTATGCCTATACTCCCGATAAAGATTCAAATGACTTTGACAGGCGGGATTCTATCTGGACGATATTCCTCTTGGATGAAAAGGGAAACAGGGTATATCCTGTAGAGGTGAGAAAAATTAAGAAAATTACGCCGGTAATAAAAGAGTTTTATCCCTACATAAATAAATATTACGGGATGTTTTACAGTCTTAAATGTCTACCGCTCTCTTCTGCTGAAGGTGATTCCAAGCACCTGAAGTTGGTTTTTGCCAGTGTACTCGGGAGGGTTGAGCTTGAGTGGCCCCAATTACCCTGATTACTAAAATCCATCCCCTTTTAATGACGTGGCAATCATCCTGTATTCGCCCCCGAACCATTCCTTTTTTATCAGCCTGTCTTCTGAGACGGACAGGTTTTTTTCATTTATAAGAGCAAAAAAATCTTTCTCATAGGTTACATTACCAAA of the Syntrophales bacterium genome contains:
- the purB gene encoding adenylosuccinate lyase — translated: MITRYSREEMASIWSQENRFQKWLDIEILACEALALKGEIPEKSLKNIKEKAGFDIGRIDEIEKTTRHDVVAFLTCVSERVGEDSRYIHMGLTSSDILDTSLAVLLKEASEILIKGIDELLTVLKKKAFKHKDTLMIGRSHGIHAEPITFGLKMALWYQEMERNRERMMRARDVISYGKISGAVGTFPFVDPSVEEYICLNLGLRPAPISTQIVQRDRHAEYFSTLAIIASSIDKFAQEIRLLQRTEVREAEEFFSPGQKGSSAMPHKRNPVLSENLSGLARLVRSYAAASLDNVALWHERDISHSSVERVIAPDATILLDFMLNRFSGLLDKLLIYPERMVSNLNMTRGLIFSQMVLLKLIEKEISREDAYAIVQRNAMKSWEEALEFKQLLIKDREVMSCLSTEEIESVFSMDNFLKHVNYIFSRVFGDEK